The stretch of DNA gATTTATTTCTACAGCACTTCCTCAAAATTCCATATAGATTACAACCCCTAAAATCTTGGGATAAGCCCAGAAGCCCTATATTTATTCTATATAGTTGCTAAAATCTTGGGATAAGAACCTAATAAAGCAAATCATGGGATAAGTTCCTATTTAtcccatttatttatttatatatatatatatatatatatatatataggccctATAATCATGGGATATGGGATAAGGACTTAattaaactctctctctctctctctctctctctgaggaattctacactgtcacacttacaccacgtcatcaataacaagccaatcacattccttcttttcaaacgaaagtacaataaaaatacttttttacaatcatgatgggacatatattcttaaaagaattaacttgattggtttgttacgccatgTTACTaatatatccgttgcattctagaatttttcctctctctctctgtctctctctctatcctccTTTGTTGAGGTGACGAGATAAGAAACTTGGCAAGAGAACAAAGCTCTAATCTAGAAATACCCCAAACACcacattaataaataaaaaaaaggttaatttctTATAGATctgtataaatataataaattataaatatatttctacaaagtttaactttcatatattgttcatataaaaattctactattttatcctattttcaaatatgtctatTTGGTTTGTTATTGTtatagaactgtttatattttaagtaaaatgtcaattttttcatcacaaatatatattctttcaaaTGCCACAACAGCATTATATAAGAAGGACAAAAATGTTaagttattttataaactaTTTAAGACtaagtatttaacttatggttaactaaatttttctaacagattctaacggcagagacatatttaaaaatattagaacttttatagagacaacatatgaaagttgaactttataaaaatatatttacagttCGCTATATTTATAGAAACCTTCATGAAATTAATcgtaaataaaatatcaatttacaTTGTATAGTCCTTTAACCTTCTTTCTCTTCTaggttttttttgtaaataataaaaaaagaaaaatcagagAAGGGGAGTGGTGGACACCATTGACACGTGGCAGAACCCCACCCCTCACCACGTTTTACCCTgcaaagaaagaggagaaataaGAACtcattaaaaagattaaaaaaaaattataatattttttgggTTATTCTTAACAAGTAATACTATCTGTGCAAccaaaaatatgtaaaatttggattttaatttatttaaaagttaaattttactCACTAgtcttattataattttatcttttaataataaaaattaaaaaaaattatatcagcTATTGAATAAATAGGAGTGTAAGATATACAATCcactttttttatattattaaggtGGATTTACCAATAAGTCAATAACTATAAGAgcaatattacaaaaaatatatatatgttttgtctttctttttttcttttattttaggataattgCATAGATGTCACCTTAATATCCTTGTATTTTGATTTGAgcccgaaatttttttttaaaaaaacttataatgaTAATTTTGCCTGTTTATGAGAAATATTTAGAGATATCTTATACCTTACAAtatcacaaaaaaaagaatcttGACCTCGAAATGTTTAGgcataatatctaatatatcttttaaaatttttaaaatatgtaatatacTTCTGATcgactaaaatattttttttttgactttcaccaattttttcaaatatctataaattattattaagaGTTGGAATATAAAAAGATGTTTTACTAATTTATGGAgagctaaataaaaaaaagaatagccCCTAAATTTGACATTACCAACTTATATTTCTATAAGGGGACCAAAAGACAAAAAACAAGGGCTTAGAatgggtagagagagaaagagtgagacATAAGATTATTGTGGGCCCCACCTTTGAAAAGAAGTTGCTTCTACGTTAGTGGCTTCAAATGTTTACGAATATCTAAAAGTTTAtctgaattcgaattcaaaCGGAGCAAACTTATTCGATACCACATGAttaaatagtttatatataatttttttatattatatttaaaaaaattaaatttaatataatatatttttaaatattataaataaaaataattattttaaattttaaatttttggtcgAGTTCAGATTTAGAAACAGTTTGACGTATTTGGAGGAGACCAAGAGGAAAAAGTAATTTGAatgggtagagagagaaagagtgaaagaaagagagagagagggacatgAGATTATTGTGGGCCCCACCCTCCTTTCCTACCTTTGGAAAGAAGTTCCACGTCTACATATAAACACCCCCAATGACCCaatcctctctccctctctccccctctccccatTTCTctccataataataataataataaatacattacccaaaattacaaaaaaaaaaaaaaaaaaaaagaaaggctaAACACCATTTCCTCCTATTCTCTACATCAAacgaggggaggaggaggaggaggtgggggaTGGCTCGTGCGGCGGTGGGGATCATCTGAGCGCGATGGAGCTGCTCGTCAGCGTGGCGGTGCACCTGCTGTTCGGGCTCTACATTCTGAGCACCGCCGTCGCCTCCGACCTCTCGCAGCGGCCACCGACTGCTTCCGGCCGTCCACCTTCaacttcgccgccgccgccgccgaccgggAGGGGAGGCGCGGGAAGACTGCCGTCCTCGCCACTCGCCGCAGCCGCCGATCGTCCTCGTCCACGGCATCTTCGGCTTCGGCAAAGGgtatccttttcttctttttttttttttttttttttcgcccgcTAGGTGTTCGGTGAAATGCCCGTGTGAAATTCCTTCGGAGCTTAACCTCAATTATGCTACTATTCTGAATCGGCTTtcacccaacctttcaaaatgttaattttactatccaaccctTTCAATTTGGTTGAAATTTCGAATCTAAACAATGAATTTATACATGGCGAAGTACACGGACTAaacttgtaaagataaatgatgcaGGGGTGGATAGATTGACATGGGTGTATGTTTTCGCCCGTTAAGTGTTTGATGAAATGTctatgtgaattttttttttttttttgtgggggatatttcttttcttttctatttttttaacgtACAGAACTTGAGTTCTGaaatatgaactattttgaattgactATCCAAACTTTTAAGATAgttactttaataaaatttacagtTGCGAGAATTACGGGAAGGATACCAATTAaacttgtaaagataaacgacgcatttaaattttaaagataaagCGTCGTTCGCTGATTcagatcaaacaaattgaaaagtttgatagtaaaatcaaaattttgaaactgcCACGTGCATCTTTCGTGTTCTAACAAAATTACTAAAATTGCTAACAGAAGGATCTAAATCAAGCGGTTAGTAAGTAGAGAAGcgcaaatcaaattaaaaaaagaagtttaGGGGGCCaaacttatttatttgtttatttttttattgtaattttattttgtttgattgatTGGGTGCAGAGGCTCGGAGGGCTCTCGTACTTCGCCGGAGCGGAGAAGAAGGACGATCGCGTTCTCGTGCCGGATTTGGGGTCCTTGACCAGCGTTCATGATAGGTTGATACGAATAATTCTTACGTGGAATAAAAACTCTTCATCATTTTGATTTTGTCATTGATTGTGTCGTCAACTTTCTATCGTTTTGATTTGAGTTACTTTCCTAAATTGATTTGGAAAAATTCATTGAAAACTAACGATTTCGTGAGCTATTAGCCGTTAACTATGATGAATTCTGCAGTTTCGTCGGCTAAAAATGTGTTCAGATCAATGTCAGGTTTAGCAAAATTTCCAATTTAATTTGATAGAAATAGAAGAAATAGTTTGAGTGGTCTATTTCAAAATCGTTTGTAGTTGAGAGGATTCGCGTGTGTGTTTGGTTATTGATAAAAGATGGGATTTGGGGAATTTATTTTTCAGGGCACGTgaattgttttattatttgaaagGAGGGCAAGTAGACTATGGAGAGGAGCACAGCAGGATTTATGGCCATTCCAGATTTGGGAGAATTTACGAAGAaggtatcaaaaaaaaaaaaaaaaaaaaatcaaaagcgaaagaaaaggaaaaatgccCCTTATGTTTCTTCATTTCGGAATTAATACTACAAATTCTATCATGGTTGTCATATTTCGAATCTTTATCTTCTGTATTTGGTTTGATGTTAGGGCATTATCCTTTATGGGATGAGCACAACCCAATACACTTCGTTGGGCACTCGGCAGGCGTGCAAGTGGTGCGAGTATTGCAACAAATGCTTGCCGATAAGGTAATCAATCATATGTTGAACAACTTATCAtctttttgtttggtttttttcattttgttacGTCTTATTAAAGCTAAGATCACTTTAGTTGCTATTGTCTTTGAGTTAAGAAAGGCTTTTATTGATTATAATCTTGCATTTAGGCATTCAGCGGCCACGACACTTCCGATGAATGGGTATTAAGCATTACTTCCTTATCCGGTGCTCTCAATGGAACCACCAGAACCTATTTCGATGGGATGCAGTGCGTAAAACTAACAAATCGATCTAACATTTTCCTCTGTTCGTATTTTTGAGTTCTCGTGAATTTTTACGGTGAGTTCGATTTTAGGCTGGAAGATGGAAGGGCAATGAAATCCATATGCCTGCTTCAGATCTTGAGGGTAGGAGTCATCATCTATGATTGGCTCAACATATCTTGGCTTAAGAATTACTACAATTTCGGTTTCGACCACTTCGAAATGGGATGGCGAAAAGCGGGTATTTTGGGGCTTTTCGATCTGCTTCTTGGAAACAGTGGGCCTTTCGCTTCTGGGGATTGGATCCTACCAGACTTAACAATTCAAGGCACGCTCATGGTAAATTCAGGTCTCCGAACCTTCCCCAACACATACTACTTCAGCTACGCTACGAAGAGGACAAGGAAGTTTTTGGGCTTGACAATACCTGCTAGTGTTCTTGGAATACATCCGTTGCTCTTTTTAAGAGTCTTGCAGATGTGCCTGTGGCGTTACCCAACTAATGTGCCGCCGCCCTACAAAGGATACAGGTGGGTGGGTCTTTTTCGTGCTAAATTGCAAATTGTAACTTTGTCTGCTTTGTCGATGTTCCGTTTGGGGATATCTTTATCAGTTTGCTCGTAGTTAGATGGAGCAGTCTGAAAATCACGATGTTTTAAACAGGGATGAAGATTGGGAAGACAATGATGGGGCACTTAACACAATATCGATGACGCACCCTCGCCTACCTATAGAACACCCAAGCCATTTTGTCGTGGATGAGTCAGAATGCCATCCTTTACAGCCAGGAATATGGTTTGTAATCTATTTTCCTCGTTCTCACCTAATTTATGTTGGTTCTTTTATGATAATGGCATTTTTGCTGGACCTTCCGAGCACATAtctttgatttctaaaaaagtCGTTTAATAAACATAGTGATGAACAACCTTCTAATCCATTACACTTGGGCCTGTTTGTTTCGCCGAAGGTGAAGTTCAGGTTGAAGTAGTCTTTCGGATGAACTAGAGTTCatgtgaaaattatttttcttttggtatTTGTTTGTATAGCTATAGAACTGAAGTTCTCCAATGAATGGCGTAAAAATTGGTGTGAgagatatattaatattttattacttttcctcaccttttctttttctcataaTTGACTTTATTGACTTCCGCCCAGGGTGGGCCAAAAGTCAATTATGGTATTTTAGGGAGTTTAGTTTCGACCGAACCTGAAGTTTTGGTTAACCAAACAATCGGAGTGGGCATTTAGTGCCGGAAATCACTTCAACCCTCTCCACTCTCAGTGAAACAAACACACCATTATTCAATTGTGGCTTCCTTTGAGCCTTCTTTTACTTCAGCTCTCTTTCTACTTTACGAAGTTAGTCGAGTAAATCGGTTTCTTTCTTTCCTCGAGCTTTATGTACTATAGATGATGATTCCTGTtatctatctttctctctctctctctctctctctctctctctctctctctctctcttttatgttGTCAGCAACAAATGAGTGAGGGAACTAATCGGCAAGTCGTAGTGCCGACTTCTCTGTTTAATTTTGTGTCTAATCTAATCTCTGCTTGTTGCCGACTTCTCTGTTTAATTTTGTGTCTAATCTAATCTCTGCTTGGATAAGTAGTATCCATGTTAGCATTTTAGCTCATTAACTGAGTTATGTTCTGCATTGTCGCAGGTACTACAAAATCATAGAAGCCGATCACATCCTTTTTATCGTGAATCGGGAGAGAGCGGGAGTCCAGTTCGATCTCCTATATGATGGCATCTTCCAGCGTTGCAGAAAGCACGTATTTAGGACGAGCCCAGTGGCGCTGCCGAATCAAAGCAACCGATAGCTCATTACTTTTTGGATATAAGAGATCGCATGAAGGAGCAAACGAGTAAAGCAGATTCATTGGTACCTTCTTCCCACATTTTTTTTAGCCTTTTCTTTTTAGGCTCTGTTATAGAATTTCGTTGTTCTCCATTATCAAGCTTAAGCATTAGCCTTGTGAGGGAAATAGATGACATGGTGATCAATGGGATAAATGCTAGAGCACTTCAtagttattgttgttgttgttggtgaAGCTTTGGTGTACATAACTATTTGTTCAATTAAAGAGTAAAATTGAGATTTCCATTTACAACTCTCCTTTGTCCAAACTATAGTTTGATTTTCCGCGCAAGTAGCGACAGGTAGAGGTACGTCATAGTTATTGTGTTTTCTTGCTGCTTCCTCTAGCATCTGTGTGACATTTCATGAtcaatttttgatagaaaattaccTAATGATGGTTTTTGACTAATTTATATTGATTCAAGGATTTAGGCCTTGTAAATTTACCTTCTTGTGAGAGAAAAGCAGGTTATTACCTTCTCTAGTGAGTcattcagagagagagagtaatgttTCAATTATATTTTCCTCCAATTTGGTGAGAATTTGTGTTACTTAATGgtaattttaaagtaaaattacaCCATTGATCTGTGAATTTATCATGAAATTTCATGTCGGTCGCGAAACTTGTCGCGATTGAGTTATCGagttttaatttctatttagaCCTGGTTTGATAATGTGGTGGTCAaaagcagtatttttttttgctatcgagagtttaaaattttcaaaatcgtCTTTAatcttctcttcttttatattataaaattacgaTTGCAACGGCTACTTAAAAAGTATGCGGCTTTTAAAgtatcaaagaaagaaaaaagattgtaagtgctatttgatttttttttttttttggactgtTTCAAAATCTGATTGAAACATGAAACAAAAATAAGTTTAGTGAGCAATGGCATAATCTGAAAATAAATGATATGATATCTAAATCAACATAAATGCAGTATGATACAATATTCCTCATTATGTAATTTGAACGTAATTTAAACATAAATGATATAATATCTAAATCAACACCATTTCATTACGTAGAAATAACAAGTTAGCTAAATCAACTACTGTATTATTATTCCTCGTTATGTAATTTGAATAGAATTTTATAGTATGATCCGATTATGTAGAaatatgtaacgacccagcccactagcaacaataactcgttgggtcgaacaaccggcccaaaatgcttaagcccagttattattactagtgtctaaatctcttataaacccaatgacaaccccattcccatccgatatgggactattggggtgtcacagactcttctttttaaaaaataacatagcAGCTAATCAACTACCGTATTATTCCTTGTTATTTATACTTGAACATATAATTCTCTCCTTACCACGCGAGCGTTAcgtttgtatttttaaattgaacacTGTGAAAGTGAATCACCGTATTTAAACACAATGATTGAATTACCGTATTCATACCCACATTttaatctcttctttttttttacttaaggataaaaaaaaatacaaaagagaaTATAGTAATTTAATCACCGTGTTTAAATATGGTGATTAAATTGCcgtgttcaatttaaaaattgcTCCTACACACTCATGTGGCAAGAAAAGGACTCTtcgtataaatataaatttgttaaaattatttataaaagaatttgaaggagctaaatgcaaaaaaaaaaaaaaaatccctttaATTTTCTTGGGTTTAATTTTTAACTGTTGCAAATAGTAAATCTCATGCTACACATGTTCGTAGTGAGtttggagttgagctagaatacttgtaaaagtattatgtgagtggtgcttttgagttctTAGCcgttggatggagagatgtgaggttaagatgatggtggtaggtcgtggtaggtggaatagtgtttgatccaagggctattagtaatcaaggagtagatccaatgactaaaacctaatagcatcatgggggtaatacttgtaaaagtattctatctCAATTCGTGAGTTTTATACCTTATGCTAAAAG from Ananas comosus cultivar F153 linkage group 18, ASM154086v1, whole genome shotgun sequence encodes:
- the LOC109724462 gene encoding LOW QUALITY PROTEIN: uncharacterized protein LOC109724462 (The sequence of the model RefSeq protein was modified relative to this genomic sequence to represent the inferred CDS: inserted 2 bases in 2 codons), whose amino-acid sequence is MELLVSVAVHLLFGLYILSTAVASDLSQXATDCFRPSTFNFAAAAADREGRRGKTAVLAXSPQPPIVLVHGIFGFGKGRLGGLSYFAGAEKKDDRVLVPDLGSLTSVHDRARELFYYLKGGQVDYGEEHSRIYGHSRFGRIYEEGHYPLWDEHNPIHFVGHSAGVQVVRVLQQMLADKAFSGHDTSDEWVLSITSLSGALNGTTRTYFDGMQLEDGRAMKSICLLQILRVGVIIYDWLNISWLKNYYNFGFDHFEMGWRKAGILGLFDLLLGNSGPFASGDWILPDLTIQGTLMVNSGLRTFPNTYYFSYATKRTRKFLGLTIPASVLGIHPLLFLRVLQMCLWRYPTNVPPPYKGYRDEDWEDNDGALNTISMTHPRLPIEHPSHFVVDESECHPLQPGIWYYKIIEADHILFIVNRERAGVQFDLLYDGIFQRCRKHVFRTSPVALPNQSNR